The following are encoded in a window of Sinorhizobium sojae CCBAU 05684 genomic DNA:
- a CDS encoding tripartite tricarboxylate transporter permease, translated as MDMFSNLWLGLTIASSITNLGYCLLGVFLGTAIGVLPGLGPVATIAMLLPLTFGLPPETALIMLAGIYYGAQYGGSTTAILVNLPGEPSSVVTALDGHQLARQGQAGRALSTAAIGSFIAGTVATVLIALFAPVLAEVALQFGPAEYFTLMVLGLIASVVMASGSLLHALGMILVGLLLGMVGTDVNSAMPRYTFDVPMLADGINFVVLAMGIFGLGEIAANLENEAERTLLTRKVTNLMPTRDDWKRILGPIARGTALGSVLGILPGGGAALAAFGSYSLEKRLSQEPHRFGRGAIEGVAGPESANNAGAQTSFIPMLTLGLPSNSVMALMIGAMLIQGIQPGPSVMTEQPTLFWGLIASMWIGNLMLLVLNLPMIGLWVRMIAIPYHFLFPSIIALCAIGVFSVNNSLFDVYAMALFGVVGYLFRKLDAEPAPMLLAFILGPMMEEFLRRTLLFSKGDPSVFLTRPLSAVLLAIAAILLLLVVLPVVRRKREEAFQEE; from the coding sequence ATGGACATGTTCTCCAATCTCTGGCTCGGCCTCACCATCGCCTCCTCTATCACCAATCTCGGCTATTGCCTGCTCGGCGTCTTCCTCGGCACGGCCATAGGTGTGCTGCCGGGCCTTGGTCCAGTCGCGACCATCGCCATGCTCCTGCCGCTGACCTTCGGCCTGCCGCCCGAAACCGCATTGATCATGCTGGCCGGCATCTATTACGGCGCTCAGTACGGGGGCTCAACCACCGCAATCCTCGTCAATCTGCCGGGGGAGCCGTCATCGGTGGTCACTGCGCTTGACGGTCACCAACTTGCCCGCCAAGGACAGGCGGGTCGCGCGCTCTCGACCGCCGCCATAGGCTCCTTCATCGCCGGCACGGTCGCCACCGTTCTGATCGCGCTTTTTGCGCCGGTACTCGCGGAGGTCGCGTTGCAATTCGGCCCGGCCGAATATTTCACCCTGATGGTACTCGGCCTGATCGCCTCGGTCGTCATGGCCTCGGGATCGCTCCTGCATGCGCTCGGCATGATCTTGGTCGGCCTCTTGCTCGGGATGGTCGGCACCGACGTCAATTCCGCCATGCCGCGCTACACCTTCGACGTACCAATGCTCGCCGACGGCATCAATTTCGTCGTGCTCGCCATGGGCATTTTCGGACTCGGCGAAATCGCGGCGAACCTCGAAAACGAGGCGGAACGCACGCTTCTGACCCGCAAGGTCACGAACCTGATGCCCACACGCGACGACTGGAAACGCATTCTCGGTCCGATCGCGCGAGGCACCGCCCTCGGCTCGGTGCTCGGTATTCTGCCGGGCGGCGGCGCGGCGCTCGCCGCCTTCGGCTCCTATTCGCTCGAGAAGCGCCTGTCGCAGGAGCCTCATCGGTTCGGCAGGGGCGCGATAGAGGGCGTGGCCGGACCGGAATCGGCCAACAATGCTGGGGCGCAGACCTCGTTCATTCCGATGCTCACGCTGGGCCTGCCGTCCAATTCGGTCATGGCACTGATGATCGGCGCCATGCTGATCCAGGGCATCCAGCCCGGCCCGTCGGTAATGACGGAGCAGCCTACGCTGTTCTGGGGTCTGATCGCCTCGATGTGGATCGGCAACCTGATGCTACTCGTTCTGAACCTGCCGATGATCGGTCTGTGGGTGCGAATGATCGCGATCCCTTATCACTTCCTCTTTCCGTCGATCATCGCGCTCTGCGCCATCGGCGTCTTCAGTGTCAACAACAGCCTCTTCGACGTCTATGCCATGGCCCTGTTCGGCGTGGTGGGATACCTTTTCCGCAAGCTCGATGCCGAACCGGCGCCCATGCTGCTCGCCTTCATCCTGGGGCCGATGATGGAGGAATTCCTGCGCCGCACGTTGCTGTTCTCGAAGGGGGATCCCAGCGTCTTTCTGACGCGGCCGCTGAGCGCTGTCCTGCTCGCAATCGCGGCAATATTGCTCCTGCTGGTGGTTCTGCCCGTCGTCCGCAGAAAAAGAGAGGAAGCGTTTCAGGAGGAGTAG
- a CDS encoding GntR family transcriptional regulator, producing the protein MSKIEKLQDYLKSVATNAQPGDRLPTVRSLMRDFKLSQPGVQSALKALKEEGLIDAQIGRGTFFTGGMALQPAPGGRVAPKHGRSVILLRRPTATQRARLVMDRLQAMVTAGGDLTLEVGYSDASHARHVLQSLPRFNACIIQNSFEQMPVEMLAALRRKTDNIIVDGAWLVGTDIDAIGFEWGRPVEHATRLLLSRGHDEIHFLTTARPFLANELGLHRYRQLREEAETAAFLREPTLIPALPSKEFELATLERIAAIVRGSSRGRKAVLLWGVESGQRLRAGLFARDVKVPEDISIVLLGRSDIESERDGFFHLVGYSALDQAEALYARMKSRWENPQAPYGLTFTQMHEVEGPSVSTATP; encoded by the coding sequence ATGAGCAAGATTGAAAAGCTGCAGGACTACCTGAAATCGGTTGCTACCAATGCGCAGCCGGGGGATCGCTTGCCGACGGTGCGAAGTCTGATGCGCGACTTCAAGCTGTCCCAGCCGGGGGTCCAGAGCGCGCTCAAGGCCTTGAAGGAAGAGGGCCTGATCGACGCTCAGATCGGACGGGGGACCTTCTTTACCGGCGGCATGGCCCTGCAGCCGGCGCCGGGTGGTCGGGTCGCGCCCAAACATGGACGCAGCGTCATTCTGCTCCGGCGCCCGACCGCCACGCAGCGTGCCCGTCTCGTCATGGATCGGCTGCAAGCAATGGTGACGGCGGGCGGCGACCTGACGCTGGAAGTCGGGTATTCGGATGCCAGTCATGCGCGCCATGTGCTGCAGTCGCTGCCACGCTTCAATGCCTGCATCATCCAGAATTCATTCGAACAGATGCCGGTCGAGATGCTCGCGGCGCTCCGCCGCAAGACGGACAACATCATCGTCGACGGTGCCTGGCTGGTCGGAACCGACATCGATGCGATCGGCTTCGAATGGGGCCGCCCCGTGGAGCATGCGACACGCCTGCTGTTGTCGAGGGGCCATGACGAAATCCATTTCCTGACGACGGCTCGCCCCTTCCTCGCCAACGAGCTCGGCCTACATCGCTATCGCCAGCTCCGCGAAGAGGCGGAAACGGCTGCTTTCCTGCGCGAGCCGACCCTAATCCCGGCCCTGCCATCGAAGGAGTTCGAACTCGCCACCCTGGAGCGCATCGCAGCGATCGTGCGCGGTTCGAGCCGCGGCCGGAAAGCCGTCCTGCTCTGGGGTGTCGAGAGCGGCCAGCGCCTGCGCGCCGGCCTCTTTGCCCGCGACGTCAAGGTTCCGGAAGATATCTCCATCGTCCTGCTGGGGCGCAGCGATATCGAGTCGGAACGTGACGGCTTCTTCCATCTCGTCGGCTACAGCGCGCTCGACCAGGCGGAAGCGCTCTATGCGCGCATGAAGAGCCGCTGGGAAAATCCGCAAGCGCCCTATGGGCTGACCTTCACGCAGATGCATGAGGTCGAAGGGCCGTCGGTCTCGACCGCGACGCCATGA
- a CDS encoding transglutaminase-like cysteine peptidase has protein sequence MKRFIAPTAFLLLILAPGGASAGTIMKTAGRAFAPPAFKPFCARQPGLCETGGGTAMVVLNEARSTELKQVNGAVNARIEERSDISTSGRDDDWRLPTHYGDCEDFAILKKHELLRRGWPASALLLTVARYRGQGHTVLTVRTSEGDLVLDNLTNSIRDWSRTPYNYFARQSQSDGRTWELIAGPERVAQGRRRPDA, from the coding sequence ATGAAACGCTTCATCGCGCCGACCGCTTTCCTGTTGCTTATTTTGGCTCCGGGGGGAGCCAGTGCGGGGACGATTATGAAGACCGCCGGCAGGGCTTTCGCTCCTCCTGCTTTCAAGCCGTTCTGTGCGCGCCAGCCGGGACTGTGCGAAACCGGCGGCGGAACCGCCATGGTCGTGCTGAACGAGGCGAGATCAACGGAGCTGAAGCAGGTCAACGGCGCCGTCAATGCGCGCATCGAGGAACGCAGCGATATATCTACCTCCGGCAGGGACGACGATTGGCGCCTTCCGACGCACTATGGAGATTGCGAGGATTTCGCCATCCTCAAGAAGCACGAGCTGCTCAGGCGCGGCTGGCCGGCTTCGGCCCTGTTGTTGACGGTTGCCCGTTATCGCGGACAGGGTCACACGGTGCTCACGGTTCGCACCAGCGAGGGCGACCTCGTGCTCGACAATCTGACCAACTCGATCAGGGACTGGTCGCGCACGCCCTATAACTATTTCGCCCGCCAGTCGCAGTCGGATGGTCGCACCTGGGAATTGATCGCGGGGCCGGAGCGGGTGGCGCAGGGGCGGCGTCGGCCGGACGCGTGA
- a CDS encoding redoxin domain-containing protein: MGDRKRPLQTGEPAPSFVLPTANLEGMVSLADLRGRPFLIGFFRGLHCPFCRRQVEQLAGVQPALLTAGIETLAVINTPVERARLYFRHRPTPVVLLCDPDCSTHRAFGVPRGEFLPDGSSERPEWPYRAAMAQFEAARINPAGEFPEPLHPMEANVVLNARDGFEFDEADNATLTNHGTQLVGHFLVDAAGIVGWAQIEAPDGPNSLCIFPTAAQILAAADSLGR, translated from the coding sequence ATGGGAGACCGAAAGCGTCCGCTGCAAACCGGAGAACCGGCGCCCTCGTTCGTGCTTCCCACGGCCAATCTCGAAGGAATGGTCTCTCTCGCCGATTTGCGCGGTCGCCCGTTCCTGATCGGCTTTTTTCGCGGGCTGCACTGCCCGTTTTGCCGGCGTCAGGTGGAACAGCTTGCCGGCGTACAGCCTGCCCTGCTCACCGCCGGGATAGAGACCCTGGCCGTTATCAACACGCCGGTGGAACGCGCCCGTCTTTATTTTCGTCACCGTCCAACGCCGGTAGTGCTTCTGTGCGACCCGGATTGCAGCACGCATCGGGCCTTCGGCGTGCCGCGTGGGGAGTTTCTACCCGATGGCAGCAGCGAACGTCCCGAATGGCCCTACCGCGCAGCCATGGCGCAGTTCGAAGCCGCCCGCATCAACCCTGCCGGCGAGTTTCCGGAACCTCTGCATCCTATGGAAGCCAATGTTGTGCTCAACGCCAGGGACGGCTTCGAGTTCGACGAGGCTGATAATGCGACCCTGACGAACCACGGTACTCAGCTCGTCGGGCACTTCCTGGTTGACGCAGCTGGCATTGTCGGCTGGGCGCAAATTGAGGCGCCCGATGGACCGAACAGCCTCTGCATTTTCCCGACCGCGGCGCAGATCCTCGCGGCCGCTGACAGCCTGGGGCGCTGA
- a CDS encoding MacB family efflux pump subunit: protein MTPLLALDNVSKTYFNGDLAVEVLHDISLDIEAGEFVAIMGQSGSGKSTLMNILGCLDQPTSGDYLIEGENVASFDGDELAALRRRTFGFIFQAYNLIPTATAQENVEVPAIYAGVPASDRHERAEAILQSLKLGDRLHHRPSQLSGGQQQRVSIARALMNGGRVILADEPTGALDSQSGEEVMALLRQMNDNGHTIIVITHEREVANEADRLIEIRDGRIIADRSRKRRANPDAAIGLAQRTREGFAAIADMSEAIRMAMRALRANLFRTILTLLGIVIGVGSVVAMLAIGTGAQDSVLSRISSMGSDLLLVRPSMANFRGSPGGSNVTLVPPDADAIQDLPNVAFAVPEMTSTVTLRRGNIDYQTTANGTVPQFTEAKSWAVGRGEFINRNDMETYAPVAVLGQTVVNTLFADGTDPIGQYVLVNKIPFQVIGVMNEMGASAGGNDRDDVVLVPLTTGSMRIFGQRNIRTITVKVQDAAAIDLTQERIQSLLNERHKREDTRITNMSSVREAFTETSNTMKLFLGSVAAISLIVGGIGVMNIMLVSVSERTREIGVRMATGARRRDILVQFIIEALVVSAIGGVIGLVAGLATGYVAQYFGMPVAFTAGPLALAFACSFATGLIFGYLPARNASRLQPAMALSAD from the coding sequence ATGACCCCTCTCCTCGCGCTCGACAATGTCAGCAAGACCTACTTCAACGGCGATCTCGCCGTCGAGGTCCTGCACGACATCTCGCTCGACATCGAAGCCGGCGAATTCGTCGCCATCATGGGTCAGTCGGGCTCCGGCAAATCGACCTTGATGAACATCCTCGGCTGCCTCGACCAGCCGACCTCCGGCGACTACCTGATCGAAGGCGAAAACGTTGCCAGCTTCGACGGGGACGAGCTCGCGGCATTGCGCCGCCGCACATTCGGCTTCATTTTCCAGGCCTATAACCTCATCCCGACCGCGACCGCGCAGGAAAACGTAGAGGTGCCGGCGATCTATGCGGGCGTTCCCGCGAGCGACCGGCACGAGCGCGCCGAGGCGATCCTGCAATCGCTGAAACTCGGCGACCGGCTCCACCATCGGCCAAGCCAGCTTTCCGGCGGCCAGCAGCAGCGCGTCTCGATTGCCCGCGCGCTGATGAACGGCGGCCGCGTCATCCTTGCCGACGAGCCGACCGGCGCGCTCGACAGCCAGAGTGGCGAGGAGGTGATGGCGCTCCTGCGCCAGATGAACGACAACGGCCATACGATCATCGTCATCACCCATGAACGCGAGGTCGCCAACGAGGCCGACAGGCTCATCGAAATTCGCGACGGTCGCATCATCGCCGACAGGAGCAGAAAGCGGCGCGCCAATCCGGACGCCGCCATCGGCCTGGCCCAGCGCACGCGTGAAGGATTTGCGGCCATCGCCGACATGTCGGAGGCGATCAGGATGGCGATGCGGGCGCTTCGCGCCAACCTCTTCCGCACCATTCTGACGCTGCTCGGCATCGTCATCGGCGTCGGCTCCGTCGTCGCCATGCTGGCGATCGGCACCGGCGCTCAGGATTCGGTGCTGAGCCGCATCTCCTCCATGGGCTCCGATCTGCTTCTGGTGCGCCCGAGCATGGCGAATTTCCGCGGCAGCCCCGGCGGCAGCAATGTCACCCTCGTGCCGCCCGATGCGGACGCGATCCAGGACCTCCCCAACGTCGCCTTCGCCGTGCCGGAAATGACGAGCACGGTGACGCTCCGACGCGGCAATATCGACTACCAGACGACCGCGAACGGCACGGTGCCGCAATTCACGGAAGCGAAGTCCTGGGCCGTCGGCCGCGGCGAATTCATCAACCGAAACGACATGGAAACCTACGCGCCGGTCGCGGTGCTCGGCCAGACCGTCGTCAACACGCTCTTCGCGGACGGCACGGACCCGATCGGCCAATATGTGCTCGTCAACAAGATCCCCTTCCAGGTGATCGGCGTCATGAACGAGATGGGCGCAAGCGCCGGCGGCAACGATCGGGACGACGTCGTCCTCGTGCCGCTCACCACCGGCAGCATGCGCATCTTCGGCCAGCGCAATATTCGTACCATCACCGTCAAGGTGCAGGATGCGGCCGCCATCGATCTCACGCAGGAGCGGATCCAGTCGCTGCTCAACGAGCGGCACAAGCGAGAGGATACCCGGATCACCAATATGTCGTCGGTGCGCGAGGCCTTCACCGAGACGTCCAACACGATGAAGCTTTTCCTCGGCTCCGTCGCGGCGATTTCGCTCATCGTCGGCGGCATCGGCGTGATGAACATCATGCTGGTCAGCGTCAGCGAACGCACCCGGGAGATCGGCGTGCGCATGGCGACCGGCGCGCGCCGGCGCGACATCCTCGTGCAGTTCATCATCGAGGCGCTGGTGGTTTCCGCAATCGGCGGCGTGATCGGCCTCGTTGCGGGCCTCGCAACGGGTTATGTCGCGCAATATTTCGGGATGCCGGTGGCCTTCACCGCAGGCCCCCTGGCGCTTGCCTTCGCCTGCTCCTTCGCGACGGGCCTCATTTTCGGCTACTTGCCCGCCCGCAACGCCTCACGCCTGCAACCGGCAATGGCCCTCAGCGCGGACTGA
- a CDS encoding Bug family tripartite tricarboxylate transporter substrate binding protein, translating into MSRSIWKTFAALALSALLASPAAQAQSTAPITLLVGYSAGGSADLAARIIAPEIATRLGRTVVVENATGASGMIALQRLINSAADTNTIYYGGFDTVAVPMTNAKVTVNWETDTVAAARTTTTSMAVVVPAQSPHQDLAALVAAAQTAPETVSYGSPGIGSAQHLLGELISQRAGVKFLHAPYRGGAQVTNDLLAGVLDSAVLTLSTALPLAKEGKIRVLALSGQERAGQLPDVPTLAELPGFDGLTFPLWQGVFAKAGSPDDFVAALDKAISEALANPDVVKRYADAGFAASPLSAGEFKTFITTQAGTYKGIIDSAKIAAE; encoded by the coding sequence ATGTCTCGTTCAATCTGGAAAACATTCGCAGCGCTGGCGCTTTCGGCGCTGCTTGCTTCGCCTGCGGCGCAAGCGCAATCGACGGCCCCAATCACGCTACTCGTCGGCTACTCGGCCGGCGGCAGCGCCGATCTGGCCGCTCGCATTATCGCCCCGGAAATCGCCACCCGCCTTGGGCGCACCGTCGTCGTCGAGAACGCCACGGGCGCGAGCGGCATGATCGCGCTGCAAAGGCTCATTAACAGCGCCGCGGACACGAACACGATCTATTACGGCGGCTTCGACACGGTGGCAGTGCCGATGACCAATGCCAAGGTCACGGTCAACTGGGAAACCGACACGGTGGCGGCCGCACGCACGACGACCACGTCGATGGCGGTCGTCGTTCCAGCACAGTCGCCCCATCAGGACCTCGCGGCGCTGGTGGCGGCCGCACAGACGGCGCCTGAAACGGTCAGTTACGGCTCGCCGGGCATCGGTTCGGCGCAGCATCTGCTCGGCGAACTCATCTCCCAGCGTGCCGGCGTCAAGTTCCTGCACGCGCCCTATCGCGGTGGCGCTCAGGTAACTAACGACTTGCTGGCAGGCGTGCTGGACTCGGCCGTGCTGACCCTGTCGACGGCCTTGCCGCTCGCCAAGGAAGGCAAGATTCGCGTCCTCGCCCTCTCGGGCCAGGAGCGTGCCGGGCAGTTGCCGGACGTTCCCACCCTTGCCGAATTGCCGGGCTTCGACGGCCTGACCTTCCCGCTCTGGCAGGGCGTCTTCGCCAAGGCTGGCTCGCCGGACGACTTCGTTGCAGCCCTCGACAAGGCGATCTCCGAAGCGCTTGCCAACCCCGATGTCGTGAAGCGCTATGCCGACGCCGGCTTCGCGGCGTCGCCGCTTTCCGCCGGCGAGTTCAAGACCTTCATCACGACACAGGCCGGGACCTACAAGGGCATTATCGACAGCGCGAAGATCGCCGCCGAGTGA
- a CDS encoding class-II fumarase/aspartase family protein: MTIGMFSSFITRHWFSKVAVDIWSDEATLQAWLKVEAALALAQAKVGLIPFEAADRIATCCNANEFDFERLSKEIAFAQHPFVPVLKQLEELCGEPAAGFIHWGATTQNIFDTAIALQLKKTHQHLISVLERTEERLKSLAFQHRCTLQAGRTHGQHALPMTFGFKVAGWHEEIRRSRERLAERAGESFLTYFGGAIGTFAAMGGQGRAVEDEVALFLGLKPAQLPLRSSFDRVADYLSALAVLAGSIHKIAQDIVFMQRSEIGEVEEAFHMGKVGSSTMAQKRNPSTALVLVSLCGMLEARLPMILAAMVRMDEGDSSATNISDVVVGEIAILAASIAEAAERVLSGLHVNAENMRRNLELTQGLILSESAMMQLSPRIGRHKAHHLLYEAAQRTAIEGKVFSQTLSEALKRVGISDMALDLKPENYLGEIDEIIEDLGSPR, encoded by the coding sequence ATGACCATCGGCATGTTCAGTTCGTTCATCACCCGGCACTGGTTCAGCAAAGTGGCGGTCGACATCTGGTCGGATGAGGCAACACTGCAGGCGTGGCTGAAGGTCGAGGCCGCGTTGGCCCTTGCCCAGGCAAAGGTCGGCCTCATCCCCTTCGAGGCCGCAGACAGGATAGCGACGTGCTGCAACGCCAACGAGTTCGACTTCGAGCGCCTCAGCAAGGAAATCGCCTTCGCCCAGCATCCCTTCGTGCCGGTCCTCAAGCAGCTCGAGGAACTGTGTGGAGAACCGGCTGCCGGCTTCATCCACTGGGGCGCGACCACCCAGAACATCTTCGACACGGCGATTGCCCTGCAGCTCAAGAAGACTCATCAGCATCTGATCTCCGTGCTCGAAAGGACGGAAGAACGGCTGAAAAGCCTGGCCTTCCAACACCGATGCACCTTGCAAGCCGGACGGACGCACGGCCAGCACGCCCTGCCGATGACCTTCGGCTTCAAGGTTGCCGGATGGCACGAGGAAATCCGCCGCAGCCGTGAAAGACTGGCGGAGCGCGCAGGAGAATCGTTCCTGACCTATTTCGGCGGCGCCATCGGAACATTCGCCGCGATGGGAGGACAGGGGCGGGCGGTGGAGGACGAGGTTGCCCTGTTCCTTGGCCTCAAACCGGCGCAGCTGCCGCTTCGATCTTCATTCGACCGCGTCGCCGACTATCTGTCCGCGCTTGCGGTGCTTGCCGGCTCGATCCACAAGATCGCGCAGGACATCGTGTTCATGCAAAGGTCGGAAATCGGCGAGGTCGAGGAAGCCTTCCATATGGGCAAGGTCGGGAGTTCGACCATGGCACAGAAGCGCAATCCCTCGACTGCCCTGGTTCTTGTCAGCCTCTGCGGCATGTTGGAAGCCCGGCTGCCGATGATCTTGGCCGCCATGGTCCGCATGGACGAGGGCGATTCCTCGGCCACGAACATCTCCGACGTCGTCGTCGGCGAAATCGCCATCCTGGCGGCATCGATCGCAGAGGCCGCCGAGCGCGTCCTTTCTGGCCTCCATGTCAATGCCGAGAATATGCGGCGCAATCTCGAGCTCACGCAGGGGCTCATCCTGTCGGAGTCGGCGATGATGCAGCTTTCGCCGCGCATCGGTCGACACAAGGCGCATCATCTGCTCTACGAAGCCGCACAAAGGACGGCAATCGAGGGCAAGGTCTTCTCGCAGACGCTATCCGAAGCGCTAAAGCGCGTCGGGATTTCCGATATGGCACTCGATCTCAAACCGGAAAATTACCTCGGCGAGATTGACGAGATCATAGAGGATCTGGGCAGTCCGCGGTGA
- a CDS encoding thermonuclease family protein, whose protein sequence is MAKANTRKRRRSTKRKSSRGSMAPWYLAAIVLVGGIVAHDHWEKFTRWPGGREVAALLSEVESKPKPAQPRIVRPREHTGSIAPKPALAVPPPMERPVEQAAPLPARSADSATFYFCGIRHDNCVIDGDSFLFNGERILIADIDAPETKLAKCDEERSRGAHAKARLRELLNAGQFTVIDAAADFVDGEAGKRRLVMRNGKSLGAVLIAEGLVRKRASRPTAWCGPTTVRISG, encoded by the coding sequence ATGGCCAAGGCAAATACCAGGAAGCGCAGGCGCAGCACGAAGCGGAAAAGCAGCCGGGGCAGCATGGCGCCGTGGTACCTTGCCGCGATCGTTCTCGTCGGCGGCATCGTCGCCCACGACCATTGGGAAAAATTCACCCGGTGGCCGGGCGGACGGGAGGTGGCCGCTCTGCTCTCCGAAGTCGAGTCGAAGCCAAAGCCCGCCCAACCCCGCATCGTCCGGCCGCGGGAGCATACCGGCTCCATTGCGCCGAAGCCCGCATTGGCCGTGCCGCCGCCGATGGAAAGGCCCGTGGAACAAGCGGCGCCGTTGCCGGCCCGCTCAGCCGACAGCGCCACCTTCTATTTCTGCGGCATTCGTCACGACAATTGCGTGATCGACGGCGATTCCTTCCTCTTCAATGGCGAGAGAATCCTGATCGCCGATATCGACGCGCCGGAGACGAAGCTTGCGAAATGCGACGAGGAGCGCTCGCGCGGCGCGCACGCCAAGGCGCGGCTTAGAGAGTTGCTGAATGCCGGCCAGTTTACTGTGATTGACGCTGCAGCGGACTTCGTGGACGGAGAAGCCGGCAAGCGGCGGCTGGTGATGAGAAACGGAAAATCGCTCGGCGCCGTTCTCATTGCCGAAGGTCTGGTCAGGAAACGGGCCAGCCGGCCGACCGCCTGGTGTGGCCCGACGACGGTCCGCATCTCGGGTTGA
- a CDS encoding NAD(P)/FAD-dependent oxidoreductase: MSEGHHVVVVGGGFGGLQLVNDLKGAAVRITLIDRRNHHLFQPLLYQVATTVLATSEIAWPIRHLYRDRPEVTTLLGEVTGADPIARTISLDGGQTIAYDTLVLATGATHAYFGHDEWAAVAPGLKTLEDATTIRRRVLLAFERAELEQDPERRDALLTFTIIGAGPTGVELAGIIAEMAHRILPAEFRRIDTRRARVVLVEAGPRILPAFSEELSGYAGRELKKLGVEVWTGTPVTDCSAAGVVIGDRFLPSCTLVWAAGVQASPAASWLGIPADRAGRALVGDDLTAPGHPEVFVIGDTASVSQADGKPVPGIAPAAKQQGAFVARTIRARLEGRPAPGPFRYRHQGSLATIGRRAAIIDFGRIKLKGALAWWIWGVAHIYFLIGTRSRFAVAWSWLWTFLSGQHSARLITQKETEDVEAVELRD; the protein is encoded by the coding sequence ATGTCGGAAGGACATCACGTCGTCGTCGTCGGTGGCGGCTTTGGCGGCTTGCAGCTTGTCAACGATCTCAAGGGGGCGGCGGTTCGGATCACCCTGATCGACCGGCGCAATCACCATCTGTTTCAGCCGTTGCTCTATCAGGTGGCGACGACGGTGCTGGCGACATCCGAGATCGCCTGGCCGATCCGCCACCTTTACCGGGATCGGCCGGAGGTGACGACGCTTCTGGGCGAAGTGACCGGTGCCGATCCAATTGCCCGGACCATCTCGCTCGATGGCGGTCAGACAATTGCCTATGACACGCTGGTACTGGCGACCGGCGCGACACATGCCTATTTCGGTCACGACGAATGGGCGGCCGTGGCGCCGGGGCTGAAGACGCTCGAGGATGCAACCACCATTCGTCGCCGCGTTCTCCTGGCTTTCGAGCGGGCGGAACTCGAGCAGGATCCGGAAAGGCGCGATGCGCTGCTGACCTTCACCATCATCGGTGCTGGACCGACCGGGGTCGAGCTTGCGGGCATCATCGCCGAAATGGCGCACAGGATCTTGCCCGCCGAATTTCGCCGGATCGATACGCGTCGGGCGCGGGTCGTGCTCGTCGAGGCGGGGCCGCGCATTCTCCCCGCGTTCAGCGAAGAGCTTTCCGGCTATGCCGGTCGCGAGTTGAAGAAGCTCGGCGTCGAGGTGTGGACCGGAACGCCGGTGACCGATTGCAGTGCTGCCGGCGTGGTGATCGGCGATCGCTTCCTGCCTAGCTGCACTCTCGTCTGGGCGGCCGGCGTTCAGGCCTCGCCCGCGGCGAGCTGGCTCGGCATTCCCGCCGACCGCGCCGGTCGCGCCCTGGTTGGGGACGACCTGACGGCGCCGGGCCATCCGGAGGTCTTCGTCATCGGCGATACCGCGTCCGTCAGCCAGGCCGACGGCAAGCCGGTGCCCGGCATCGCGCCCGCCGCCAAGCAGCAGGGCGCTTTCGTCGCCAGAACGATCCGGGCAAGGCTCGAAGGAAGGCCGGCGCCCGGTCCGTTCCGCTATCGCCATCAGGGGAGCCTCGCCACCATCGGCAGGCGCGCTGCGATCATCGATTTCGGCCGCATCAAGCTCAAAGGCGCGCTCGCCTGGTGGATCTGGGGCGTCGCCCACATCTATTTCCTGATTGGCACCCGCAGCCGCTTCGCGGTCGCCTGGAGCTGGCTGTGGACCTTTCTGAGCGGCCAACACAGCGCCCGCCTGATCACGCAGAAGGAAACAGAGGACGTGGAGGCCGTAGAGTTGCGGGATTGA
- a CDS encoding tripartite tricarboxylate transporter TctB family protein, with translation MGLKIRSEKDFGSGLLYLLLGGAGLAIAWDYGLGTAGRMGPGYFPTLISALLLLFGVATLVRSILAEGPAIDAVNWKGLALVTLSVCLFGALLLGAGLPAALTVLILVSAMASEKFAISPKAIAAMIGLVLFCSLVFVKGLGVPMPLLGSWFSGIIAS, from the coding sequence ATGGGATTGAAGATTAGGTCGGAAAAGGACTTCGGCAGCGGCCTGCTTTATCTCCTGCTCGGCGGCGCAGGCCTTGCCATCGCATGGGATTATGGCCTTGGCACCGCTGGCAGGATGGGACCCGGTTACTTCCCCACCCTGATCTCCGCGCTCCTCCTCCTTTTCGGCGTCGCGACCCTGGTCCGGAGCATCCTCGCCGAGGGACCGGCGATCGACGCGGTGAATTGGAAAGGCCTCGCCCTTGTCACTTTATCTGTCTGCCTGTTCGGTGCGCTCCTGTTGGGCGCCGGACTGCCGGCGGCACTTACCGTGCTGATTCTGGTTTCGGCCATGGCCAGCGAGAAATTCGCGATCAGTCCCAAGGCGATCGCGGCAATGATCGGCCTCGTCCTCTTCTGTTCACTCGTGTTCGTGAAGGGGCTCGGTGTGCCGATGCCGCTGCTCGGCTCGTGGTTCTCCGGCATCATTGCTTCTTGA